DNA from Coffea arabica cultivar ET-39 chromosome 10c, Coffea Arabica ET-39 HiFi, whole genome shotgun sequence:
GCCCTAAAATTAGCTTTTAACTCTTCATAATGGCGATCTTCAAGTAGCCtctaaaaatgattaaaaaactCAAGAAAATTGTGTTTATAATTCACATACCTTTTGAGGACACTGTTCATACTCTTCACTTCTTTGAGTTGTCGTCATGTCTGCACAAAAAAATTGGTGCCCATATATTAATGCCCACTTCTCCTTTATTCCGAATAATCGTTTCAACCAGTCATTATTTTGAAGATTGTATTTTTCTGACATTCTGTTCCATTCTATGACaaaatcttcttcttcctcGAAATCATATATGCATGTACTAAAATCATGAGTaaaacttttaaattcaataaaaatacTACTCAAATGAATGGCAGCATTCTGATAAATATGCCAAATACAAAGATGGTGATGCGTGTTAGGTCATTTAGAAGCTAATGCCTTAGCCATTGCTACATCTTGGTCTGTGAGAATTGTCATAGGCTTTTTCCCAGACATAGCTTTAGTAGAAGTATCAAATAACCACTCAAAAGTCATTGAAGTTTCGTCACATAACAATGCAACACCAAAAATAGTAGTTTGCTTATGATGGTTCACACCCACAAATAATACAATTGGTCGGCcttctttatttttcctgtaagttGTGTCAAAGCAGATGACATCTCCAAAATTTGCATAATCTACTTTCATCTTTTCATCGGACCAAAATATGTTAGTTATTAGATCATTTTCATCAACCTGTATCGCATACAAAAAATTAGggtcctcaaattgcattttttgtaAATACTTACGAACCCCTCCTGTACCCCCTATCTTCACATCTCTTGTACTCTTAGAACacaaataatttttataatcTTCAGCAATAAAACCTACATTCTCTCGTCCACCAGCTTGCCTAGCCATAAGCTCATGAGCTACTTTTGGTGCAATCTCGACATAATGCGCCATTTCAATGTCAGTAGCTAAGTTAGAAGTAATACTCCTGTGGTTTCTATGCAGATGActtttatttggacttgaaagGTAATGATTATGCACTGCCACAATTTCAATCACACAGAACTTGCCAATTTGGCGACTATTAACTTTCATTCGTGCCAAACAATCACATCTTGTTTCTGGGCGAGGGGTTTTCACGCTACCATCTCGTTTATCTTTTTCCCGTTTTACTTCAGCTCTGCAACAAAATGTCCTAGCAATCAATTTGCCATAAATGTCTTGGTGGCTTTTACTTTTTCTAATACCAAATCCAACTAGTTTGGCATATGCCAAATAGTATTGCCAAGCCTGATCTTTAATTTCAAACTCCATGCCTGTATGTGGAATCGTTTCATTAGGGATAGATGAGTGGATTTTATTCAAGTCCTTAACAGAGTTGAGCCTAGTCATCTCCTCAATGTCATGTTTGTTGCTTTCATTAACAATGTCAAAGTCCTCCTCTTGCTCTTTGACTTCTTCAAAGTGTAATTGACGGCAAGGTAAATGTTTGCTTCCTATATAACTTGAGTTTAAAGCCTAatatatataacaatttatttttttcttaatattcAAAAGTGCAAgaaaaatttacatatcatcTAGGCAATAGTAGGTTTATGGTCCAACTCAAGTAATTAAATGTTCTTTAAGAACCATATTGAACCATTAGATGCGCTAAAATTTCCAAGCTATATATCTAATGTCAAAAAAATGTTTAATGAATTTTCTCCGATCCTAAATTTGATAGATTATAATGGCTAGTATCTTATGCATGAAAATCCATTTTTAGAAGTTAGAACCCAAAGATGTAAATTAAGTATTCACTAACATGCATGACACCATTTGATATTTAGAACAAGTACCAACATCCTTTATTTAGATTCTAGTACCACTATTAACAAAAACCATGCATTATAACTTCCAACAAAATTGTGCGCTGCTTTTCTGAACATAATCATAAAAGAAATGTTCAATCCCAAGACCAAATAAAGACAATTGATATATTATCAAATCCCAGTTTATAGCCCATAATATAACAATTAGTTTGACAAGTCAAGTTGAATATGAGCATTTGTTCAAGCGCTTATTataaacaataaaaagaaaaatatttaagGGACAAAGCAATTGTATAGATGAACATTATTTTTTCTTACCATCGGCAAAAGAAGTCGCAAATCTTCTTGACACTCAAGTCTCTACCTTAATAATAAGGTTCCCAAAATTGTTTGCTTTCACTtacaccaaaaagaaaaaagaattgttTTGTTGAAGAACTTCCTTCATCTTCTAGGCAGAAAACAGTAGCAATAGGTTTTGGAAATTGCAACGGTAGCAATACTGTTTTAGGAATTGTAACTAAGTTGTGTAAAcagaggaaacaaaaaaaaatgaaaaaaaaaaagcataaggCAGCCAAACATCTGAAGTTTTGTTATGTGCCACATCAGCAATATTAGTAAGTGGAACTACGTAGTTTTGCATTGAACAAGAAAATGGACAAACATAATGGATAGAGGATCCCGTTTGCGATTTTTTATAGTGCTCCTGGACCCATCTTTTGAAAAAGTCCCCAAACTCGAAGCCAATCTCTTACTAGGTTTGATTTGAACAAATTTTACTTCAACGCCACGTATAATAATATGCACATTTTCCCCCTAATAGTCAGGGCTGGTTCCAACTGTTTTTGCCTTGCCCCTATGGCTTGATGTAGCAAATGCCTTTGACATGCCTGCTCTTTTCATGCTCATAATAGTAGCTCCAAAAAATTCTCCTACTCCTAATAGTAGGTTAATTATTTGCCTTGTATCTTAGGAACAAAAAAGTGAGTTAAACTTCAAAAAACTTTTGACTGACTTAGATGGTAACAGCTATTAATAGTATTTACAAATAAAGTTATGAGAAAGCATTCAATAGTCTGCTTAAAGCCAGCCATGAAATACAGAATGGACATGAAAAATGTGGGATATAAAACATGTGCTACAATGCCATATAATGTACTACAGGATTCCAATTGACTGAATTAGTGGTAATATCTCCATTTCTAAGTTCAAAAGTAATTAACGAAGAGAGTGGCATAGAATATGTTGTTCAAGAAAGGGAATTGTCTATTCTTGTGAATCAAAATATGTCAGTCAAGAGTGCTTACAAGTCTAAGATATGGTCTTCTCTTCCTTTGTCAGTGACTACGTTGCTAGCtttatttcattttctcacATTAAAACTTGACTTCCAGCTACGGGAAATCGAACTTATTGGATCAAAATCTGGATTTGATTCGAATTGTTATGGTTCTATTCAAGCTAGAATAACGGCTAATTTCTCAGaatatatccaaaaaaaaaatccgtcAAATGTGTGTCTGACAAGGGATTGGTACAAAACTATACTTGCCGTGCTGACTGG
Protein-coding regions in this window:
- the LOC140016012 gene encoding protein FAR1-RELATED SEQUENCE 5-like — translated: MTRLNSVKDLNKIHSSIPNETIPHTGMEFEIKDQAWQYYLAYAKLVGFGIRKSKSHQDIYGKLIARTFCCRAEVKREKDKRDGSVKTPRPETRCDCLARMKVNSRQIGKFCVIEIVAVHNHYLSSPNKSHLHRNHRSITSNLATDIEMAHYVEIAPKVAHELMARQAGGRENVGFIAEDYKNYLCSKSTRDVKIGGTGGVRKYLQKMQFEDPNFLYAIQVDENDLITNIFWSDEKMKVDYANFGDVICFDTTYRKNKEGRPIVLFVGVNHHKQTTIFGVALLCDETSMTFEWLFDTSTKAMSGKKPMTILTDQDVAMAKALASK